From a region of the Salvelinus alpinus chromosome 2, SLU_Salpinus.1, whole genome shotgun sequence genome:
- the LOC139557210 gene encoding inositol hexakisphosphate kinase 2-like isoform X2 yields the protein MLCGRRCCWIWPQEGAVAVEHHQVCCPVCRSIGGVVSVGFEEDEEGNLCLIAYPLHSDSGVGHLENIDLSVNGEPYSKMLHWGNKQLSARSLLDSHEDKDKSHKHEEEELEWLQQEEVPLEGSNAIQHNPWRLQLQQKHLQRMKENAKHRNQYKFILLENLTWRHTVPCVLDLKMGTRQHGDNVSEEKKVMQIRKCQQSTSASIGVRLCGMQVYQSDSGQLMFMDKYIGRKLTLSGFKEALFQFFHDGRRLRRELLSPVLRRLREMQTALESCESYRFYSSSLLIIYDGEPPCTHAHRAPEDGLSEEEVEEDEEAGAFGFTRSSSGSAGGGCLAARSDTGPDPAVDVRMIDFAHTTCPDFVEDSVVHEGQDSGYIFGLQNLIAIISKLEDHSTD from the exons gtgtggTATCTGTGGGTTttgaagaggatgaggagggcaACCTGTGTCTCATAGCGTACCCCCTGCACAGTGACTCTGGGGTTGGGCACCTGGAGAATATAGATCTGTCGGTCAACGGCGAGCCATACAGCAAGATGCTGCACTGGGGCAACAAGCAGCTGTCTGCCCGGAGTCTGCTGGACTCACACGAAGACAAGGACAAGAG tcaTAAgcatgaggaggaggagctggagtggctgcagcaggaggaggtgCCTCTAGAAGGCAGCAACGCCATCCAACACAACCCCTGGAGACTCCAACTCCAACAGAAACACCTGCAGAGGATGAAGGAGAACGCCAAGCACCGCAACCAGTACA AATTCATCCTGCTGGAGAACCTGACGTGGCGACACACGGTTCCGTGTGTGCTGGACCTGAAAATGGGCACGCGGCAGCACGGTGACAACGTGTCCGAGGAGAAGAAGGTCATGCAAATCCGCAAGTGCCAGCAAAGCACTTCAGCCTCCATCGGAGTACGCCTCTGTGGCATGCAG gTATACCAGTCAGACTCGGGTCAGCTCATGTTCATGGATAAATACATTGGGCGTAAACTGACCCTGTCGGGCTTTAAGGAAGCCttgttccagttcttccatgacggGCGGCGTCTGCGGCGTGAGCTGCTCTCCCCGGTGCTGCGGAGGCTCAGGGAGATGCAGACAGCCCTGGAGAGCTGTGAGTCCTACCGCTTCTATTCCTCCTCCCTACTGATCATCTATGACGGCGAGCCGccctgcacacatgcacacagggcCCCCGAGGACGGTCTGTCTGAGGAGGAAGTGGAAGAGGATGAAGAGGCAGGTGCGTTTGGGTTTACccgcagtagtagtggtagcgcTGGTGGTGGGTGCCTGGCAGCCCGATCTGATACAGGCCCTGACCCGGCGGTGGACGTGAGGATGATTGACTTTGCCCACACCACCTGCCCCGACTttgtggaggacagtgtggtgcaCGAGGGCCAGGACAGTGGCTACATCTTTGGTCTGCAGAACCTCATCGCCATCATCTCCAAGCTGGAGGACCACAGCACAGACTAA